CGTGTCATAGCGCCACATAACTACCATATTGCCGATATCTTCCGTATTGATACGGGCCTCTTAAGTTAAACAGGCCAGGGCCTTCTTTCGCCCGAGCAAAGTTAGGTAGTGGTCCCGCTCGGTTAAGGCACTAGAAAGTGCCTCCCGCTACGGAAAACTCTTACACACGGAAACGGGGTTCAGTCTTATATTTTGCGAACGTTCTCCGCGGCAGGTCCCTTTTGACCTTTAACAACATCGAAAGTGACCCGATCACCCTCGGAAAGCGATTTATAACCTTCTCCCTGGATCGCTGAATGGTGAACGAATACGTCTTTGCCGCCTTCCTGCTCGATAAACCCGAATCCCTTTGAATCGTTAAACCATTTAACTCTTCCTTCTGCCATTTTCCCCTCTCCTTGTATTTTGGTCCTGGCTAT
The nucleotide sequence above comes from Syntrophorhabdaceae bacterium. Encoded proteins:
- a CDS encoding cold-shock protein, with the protein product MAEGRVKWFNDSKGFGFIEQEGGKDVFVHHSAIQGEGYKSLSEGDRVTFDVVKGQKGPAAENVRKI